A genome region from Blautia coccoides includes the following:
- a CDS encoding aminotransferase class I/II-fold pyridoxal phosphate-dependent enzyme, which translates to MEKQIWLDEALYEYGGKDYYPFHMPGHKRVFCPETLKKPYMVDITEIDGFDDLHHAEGILLEAQGRAASLYGALETRYLVNGSTSGILAAVSAGTSRGGEILMARNCHKAAYHAAYLRGLKTHYVFPKTDRVMGLNGGISPADVRKMLENYPGIEAVLITSPTYDGVVSDVKEIAETAHAFQVPLIVDEAHGAHFPFSDDFPKSALDCGADVVIHSLHKTLPSLTQTALLHRNSERVRPDKLKRFLGIYQSSSPSYLFMAGMDACVRLIREEGRERFGEYVKRLKVCRERLKALKNMHLVSKDEILGLGSVYDLDESKLVISAAGTAVDGAGLYRILLERYHLQMEMAASRYVIALTSVMDTEEGFSRLEQALLDIDKDLGNAGSGRTGLSFEDMRKDMSGEVCTAIAEAVEGVQEEIDLADSEGRISSEYAYLYPPGIPFLVPGERISSHVLRQLCIWKEQGLDIQGLNDYTLKKIHVLRR; encoded by the coding sequence ATGGAAAAGCAGATATGGCTTGATGAGGCTTTGTATGAATATGGCGGAAAGGATTATTATCCTTTCCATATGCCGGGGCATAAGCGGGTATTTTGCCCGGAGACGCTTAAAAAGCCTTATATGGTTGACATAACTGAAATTGATGGCTTTGATGATCTGCATCATGCGGAAGGTATTTTGCTGGAAGCGCAGGGGCGGGCCGCGTCCCTTTACGGAGCACTTGAAACCCGGTATCTGGTGAATGGCAGCACATCCGGGATACTGGCCGCTGTGTCTGCGGGCACCTCCAGGGGCGGTGAGATCCTAATGGCAAGGAATTGTCATAAGGCAGCTTACCATGCCGCTTATCTGAGGGGGCTGAAAACCCATTATGTCTTTCCGAAGACGGACAGAGTGATGGGGCTGAACGGTGGGATTTCTCCTGCGGATGTCAGAAAGATGCTGGAGAATTATCCGGGGATCGAGGCTGTCCTTATTACTTCACCCACCTATGACGGTGTGGTTTCAGATGTGAAAGAGATTGCGGAGACAGCTCACGCATTTCAGGTGCCTCTGATCGTGGATGAGGCCCATGGGGCACATTTTCCGTTTTCAGATGATTTTCCAAAGTCGGCACTGGACTGTGGGGCGGATGTGGTGATCCATAGTTTACATAAAACACTCCCATCCCTGACACAGACAGCACTTCTGCACAGGAACAGTGAGCGTGTGAGGCCGGATAAGCTTAAGCGTTTTCTGGGAATATACCAGAGCAGCAGCCCCTCTTATCTGTTTATGGCCGGAATGGATGCATGCGTCAGGCTGATCCGGGAAGAGGGCAGAGAGCGTTTCGGAGAATATGTAAAAAGGCTGAAGGTATGCAGAGAGCGGTTGAAGGCTCTTAAAAATATGCATCTGGTGAGTAAGGATGAGATCCTGGGGCTTGGATCTGTGTATGATCTGGATGAGTCCAAGCTTGTGATCTCTGCGGCAGGTACTGCTGTGGATGGGGCAGGACTGTATAGGATCCTGCTGGAACGGTACCATCTGCAGATGGAAATGGCGGCAAGCCGGTATGTGATCGCACTTACCAGTGTGATGGATACAGAGGAAGGGTTTTCAAGACTGGAACAGGCACTTCTGGATATTGACAAAGATCTGGGAAATGCAGGTTCAGGAAGAACAGGGCTAAGCTTTGAGGATATGAGGAAGGATATGTCAGGAGAGGTATGCACTGCCATCGCGGAAGCCGTGGAAGGCGTGCAGGAGGAGATCGATCTGGCAGACAGTGAGGGGAGGATTTCCTCGGAATACGCCTATCTGTATCCCCCGGGGATTCCGTTTCTGGTGCCCGGGGAGAGAATCAGCAGTCATGTTTTGAGGCAGCTTTGTATCTGGAAGGAACAGGGGCTGGACATTCAGGGCTTAAATGACTATACTCTAAAGAAGATTCACGTACTCAGGAGATAG
- a CDS encoding proline--tRNA ligase produces MKMEKVVGERFRERPSDCVIDSHALMVRGGYMKYVGNGIYSQFGPLRRICRKIERIIREEMDRIEGQEVQFPVAMPASLWEESGRYETVGSELLRFSDRNGSKMVLGMTHEEASVQLVREYGKSYAKYPFMIYQIQTKFRDEARPRAGLIRVREFTMKDAYSFHTSQEDLEEYYQKCYHAYERIFARAGIPETIALASDSGMMGGSLSHEFMLLTPVGEDSIAVCPECGYRANVEMAESITENVQDNMQEELKLVYTPDMHTIEDVCEYLHMPKERSCKAVVYQKNSDDGFVVLFIRGDLDVNETKVTNFLKSEIRPAEITQESGLHPGFIGPCDLQGDFTILYDNSLKGGMNLSCGGNVEEHHYTGLCMERDCPEAEYHDFAKITEGGVCPECGRHSIQVSRGIEVGNIFQLGTKYTESMGMQYLDKDGKEKYPLMGCYGIGIGRLAASVCEAHHDEYGPIWPMAIAPWQVHLCCVRPDDQEVKVFADKLYEELQGHGVEVLYDDRKVSAGVMFSDADLMGVPVRVIASPRNMKEGCCEIVTRDKKVQKKTVLQNAGSEIMDLIEELSGKGRENGKADMA; encoded by the coding sequence ATGAAAATGGAAAAGGTTGTGGGAGAGAGATTTCGGGAGAGGCCTTCGGACTGCGTGATCGACAGCCATGCTTTAATGGTGAGAGGCGGATATATGAAGTATGTTGGAAATGGGATCTATTCGCAGTTTGGGCCTTTGAGGAGGATCTGCAGAAAAATTGAGCGTATCATCAGGGAGGAGATGGATAGGATCGAAGGGCAGGAGGTGCAGTTTCCTGTGGCTATGCCGGCCTCTCTTTGGGAGGAATCCGGGCGTTACGAGACCGTGGGAAGTGAGCTTCTGCGTTTTAGTGACAGGAATGGGAGTAAGATGGTTCTGGGGATGACGCATGAGGAGGCTTCGGTGCAGCTTGTGCGGGAGTATGGGAAGAGTTATGCCAAGTATCCGTTTATGATCTATCAGATCCAGACAAAATTCAGGGATGAGGCAAGACCGAGAGCAGGACTGATCCGGGTGCGGGAATTTACTATGAAGGATGCTTATTCCTTCCATACTTCTCAGGAGGACCTGGAGGAATATTACCAGAAGTGTTATCATGCTTATGAGAGGATCTTTGCCAGAGCCGGGATTCCTGAGACGATTGCCTTGGCTTCGGATTCGGGGATGATGGGGGGCAGCCTGTCTCATGAATTTATGCTGCTGACTCCTGTGGGGGAGGATTCTATAGCTGTCTGTCCGGAATGTGGATACAGGGCAAATGTGGAGATGGCTGAGAGCATCACTGAAAATGTACAGGATAATATGCAGGAGGAGTTAAAACTGGTATATACCCCGGATATGCATACGATTGAGGATGTCTGTGAATATTTGCATATGCCCAAGGAGAGATCCTGTAAGGCTGTGGTGTATCAGAAGAATTCCGATGACGGGTTTGTGGTGTTGTTTATCCGTGGGGATCTGGATGTAAATGAGACAAAGGTTACTAATTTTTTAAAGAGTGAGATACGTCCCGCAGAGATTACACAGGAGTCCGGACTGCATCCCGGATTTATCGGTCCTTGTGATCTGCAGGGGGATTTTACGATTCTCTATGATAACTCCCTGAAGGGCGGAATGAATCTTTCCTGCGGCGGAAATGTGGAGGAGCATCATTATACGGGGCTTTGCATGGAGAGAGACTGTCCGGAGGCGGAGTATCATGATTTTGCCAAGATCACGGAGGGCGGTGTTTGTCCGGAATGCGGCAGGCATTCTATTCAGGTGTCCAGAGGCATTGAAGTGGGAAATATATTCCAGCTTGGCACAAAGTATACGGAGAGTATGGGGATGCAGTACCTGGATAAGGATGGTAAGGAAAAATATCCTCTTATGGGCTGTTACGGAATCGGTATCGGAAGGCTGGCGGCGTCCGTCTGTGAGGCACATCACGATGAGTACGGACCAATTTGGCCTATGGCCATTGCCCCCTGGCAGGTGCATTTGTGCTGTGTGAGACCGGATGATCAGGAAGTGAAAGTGTTTGCGGATAAGCTCTATGAGGAACTTCAGGGACACGGTGTGGAAGTGCTTTATGATGACAGAAAGGTGAGCGCCGGGGTTATGTTCTCGGACGCAGATTTGATGGGAGTGCCCGTACGGGTCATCGCAAGTCCAAGAAATATGAAGGAAGGATGCTGTGAGATCGTGACCAGAGATAAGAAGGTTCAGAAAAAGACGGTACTCCAGAATGCCGGCAGTGAGATCATGGATCTGATAGAAGAGCTGTCCGGGAAAGGACGGGAGAATGGAAAAGCAGATATGGCTTGA
- a CDS encoding glycoside hydrolase family 3 protein has translation MKRWARALYQPCLPLGRDGQRVTGCEEHIQLSRRAAAEGMVLLKNEKNILPFERGTRLALFGKGSVDYVKGGGGSGDVTTAYARSLQDGLEIKEKEEKVQILAPLGEFYRENVKAQYARGVEPGMTAEPEIPCDLLEKTKAWADIAVISICRFSGEGWDRKGVPGDGDFYLTKEEQKMVEAVTASFDKVVVVLNVGGMADTSWFCCSDKIQGVLLAWQGGMEGGLAAADLLCGDVNPSGKLTDTFAGTFDDYPSSAGFNESEEYVDYTEDIYVGYRYFETIPGAAKKVNYPFGFGLSYTEFEIEPVRAGESGGVIRVDVKVTNMGNRSGKEVVQLYYRAPQGLLGKPLEVLGAFGKTGLLAAGQSQILRLELPAADMASYDDLGKVQASAYVLEAGSYSFKVGNSVRNTVKLDYEYQVEETTVTEQLTRKCAPTALKTRLLSDGSFESLTLYENRYEKNGLVPQDIETLEGVEPDVQEITWQEKKEWTDEGRITLEDVAEGKSSLDQLLEQLSDREVARLLGGQANTGVANTYGMGSLPAYGIPNIMTADGPAGLRIREECGVYTTAWPCATLLACTWNPELVFEVGAAGAAEVKENNIGIWLTPAMNIHRSPLCGRNFEYYSEDPLVSGKMGSAMIRGIQSRHVGASMKHFCCNNKETNRKDSDSRVSERALREIYLKGFEIAVKEAQPWTVMSSYNLMNGYPTSCNPELLQGILRDEWGFEGMVTTDWWNHAEHYLEVKAGGDIKMGCGYPERILEAKEKGLVSREEMERCAKRILQMILKID, from the coding sequence ATGAAAAGATGGGCACGTGCACTGTATCAGCCATGTCTGCCTCTGGGCAGGGACGGACAGAGAGTCACAGGATGCGAAGAGCATATTCAATTATCCAGGAGAGCAGCCGCAGAGGGAATGGTGCTGCTGAAAAATGAAAAGAATATTCTGCCCTTTGAAAGAGGAACCAGACTGGCTCTGTTTGGAAAAGGCAGTGTGGATTATGTGAAAGGCGGCGGAGGCAGCGGGGATGTGACCACAGCCTATGCGCGCAGTCTGCAGGATGGTTTGGAAATTAAGGAGAAAGAGGAAAAGGTACAGATCCTTGCGCCTCTGGGTGAATTTTACAGAGAAAATGTAAAGGCGCAGTATGCCCGGGGCGTAGAGCCCGGTATGACTGCAGAACCTGAGATTCCATGTGATCTTCTTGAAAAAACAAAAGCATGGGCTGATATTGCCGTGATATCTATCTGCAGGTTTTCAGGAGAAGGATGGGACAGGAAAGGAGTTCCGGGGGACGGAGACTTTTATCTTACAAAGGAAGAACAGAAGATGGTGGAGGCTGTGACAGCCAGCTTTGACAAAGTTGTGGTGGTGCTGAATGTGGGCGGTATGGCAGATACCTCCTGGTTCTGCTGTTCCGATAAGATACAGGGTGTTCTTCTGGCCTGGCAGGGCGGTATGGAGGGCGGCCTGGCGGCTGCAGACCTGCTGTGCGGTGATGTGAACCCATCAGGAAAACTGACAGACACCTTTGCCGGGACCTTTGACGACTATCCCTCATCTGCCGGTTTCAATGAGTCTGAGGAGTATGTGGATTATACAGAAGATATTTATGTGGGATACCGGTATTTTGAAACTATTCCGGGTGCCGCTAAAAAGGTGAATTATCCCTTCGGGTTCGGTCTCTCCTATACGGAGTTTGAGATTGAGCCTGTCAGGGCAGGGGAATCAGGCGGTGTCATACGTGTGGATGTGAAGGTCACAAATATGGGGAACAGATCCGGTAAAGAGGTGGTACAGCTTTATTACCGTGCCCCACAGGGCCTCTTGGGAAAACCGCTGGAGGTACTGGGCGCTTTCGGCAAGACGGGCCTTCTGGCTGCCGGACAGTCCCAGATCCTCAGACTGGAGCTGCCCGCTGCGGACATGGCATCCTATGATGATCTGGGAAAGGTACAGGCGTCTGCTTATGTGCTGGAAGCGGGAAGTTATTCTTTCAAAGTCGGCAATTCCGTGCGAAATACAGTAAAACTGGATTATGAATACCAGGTAGAAGAGACCACAGTGACAGAGCAGCTTACCAGGAAGTGCGCACCTACAGCACTGAAGACACGTCTTCTGTCGGATGGGTCTTTTGAATCACTGACCTTGTATGAGAACAGATATGAAAAGAACGGGCTTGTTCCCCAGGATATTGAAACCTTGGAGGGTGTAGAGCCTGATGTGCAGGAGATCACCTGGCAGGAGAAAAAAGAGTGGACAGATGAAGGCAGGATCACCCTGGAGGATGTTGCGGAGGGAAAATCCAGCCTGGATCAGCTCCTGGAGCAGCTCAGCGATAGGGAAGTGGCCCGGCTGCTGGGCGGACAGGCCAATACAGGTGTTGCGAATACATATGGAATGGGCAGTCTGCCGGCATACGGGATTCCCAATATAATGACTGCTGACGGTCCTGCAGGACTGAGGATCAGGGAAGAGTGCGGCGTGTATACCACTGCATGGCCCTGTGCTACACTGCTTGCCTGTACCTGGAATCCGGAGCTTGTGTTTGAAGTGGGAGCGGCAGGCGCGGCAGAAGTCAAGGAGAACAATATAGGTATCTGGCTTACACCTGCCATGAATATTCACAGAAGTCCTCTGTGCGGTAGAAACTTTGAGTATTATTCAGAAGATCCCCTGGTATCAGGGAAGATGGGATCAGCCATGATCCGCGGAATCCAGTCCCGGCATGTGGGGGCATCCATGAAACATTTTTGCTGTAATAATAAGGAAACCAACAGAAAGGACAGCGATTCCAGGGTATCGGAGAGAGCGCTGAGAGAGATTTATCTGAAAGGCTTTGAGATTGCGGTAAAGGAAGCCCAGCCCTGGACGGTGATGTCATCCTATAACCTTATGAATGGATATCCTACATCCTGCAACCCGGAACTGCTTCAGGGAATCCTAAGAGATGAATGGGGATTTGAAGGGATGGTGACTACGGACTGGTGGAATCACGCTGAGCATTATTTAGAGGTGAAGGCGGGCGGAGATATCAAGATGGGTTGCGGTTATCCTGAAAGGATCCTGGAAGCAAAGGAAAAGGGATTGGTAAGCCGGGAAGAAATGGAGAGGTGCGCAAAGAGAATTCTGCAGATGATACTGAAAATAGATTGA
- a CDS encoding response regulator transcription factor: MSKILIIEDEEAIADLEKDYLELSGFEVEIENRGDVGLKKALEGNYDLFILDLMLPEVDGFEICREIRNVKNNPVIMVSAKKDDIDKIRGLGLGADDYMTKPFSPSELVARVKAHLARYERLIGTGVQENDIIEIRGLKIDKTARRVWINGEEKNFTTKEFDLLTFLAQNPNRVFTKDELFKEIWAMESIGDIATVTVHIKKIREKIEFNTAKPQYIETIWGVGYRFKV, encoded by the coding sequence ATGAGTAAGATTTTGATTATTGAGGATGAGGAGGCAATTGCCGACCTTGAGAAAGACTATCTGGAGCTGAGCGGCTTTGAAGTGGAGATTGAAAACAGAGGTGATGTGGGGCTTAAAAAAGCACTGGAGGGAAATTATGATCTGTTTATCCTGGATCTGATGCTGCCGGAAGTGGACGGCTTTGAGATCTGCCGGGAGATCAGAAATGTAAAGAATAATCCGGTGATTATGGTTTCCGCCAAAAAGGATGACATTGATAAGATCCGCGGCCTGGGCCTGGGGGCAGATGACTATATGACAAAACCATTCAGTCCAAGCGAACTGGTTGCCAGGGTAAAAGCTCATTTGGCCAGATATGAGAGACTTATTGGTACCGGTGTGCAGGAGAATGATATTATTGAAATCCGGGGTCTGAAGATTGATAAGACGGCAAGGCGTGTATGGATCAATGGGGAGGAGAAGAATTTTACAACCAAAGAGTTTGACCTGCTCACTTTCCTGGCACAGAATCCTAACAGGGTGTTCACAAAAGATGAACTGTTCAAGGAAATCTGGGCTATGGAGTCCATCGGAGATATTGCCACCGTAACGGTGCATATTAAGAAGATTCGTGAGAAGATCGAGTTCAACACAGCGAAGCCCCAGTATATTGAGACTATATGGGGTGTGGGGTACCGGTTTAAGGTGTAA
- a CDS encoding IS110 family transposase, whose protein sequence is MNAVGIDVSKGKSMVAIMRPFGEIVSAPFEIKHTASDIHSLVELINSVEGESRIVMEHTGRYYEVLAHQLSKANLFVSAINPKLIKDFDNDSLRKVKSDKADAVKIARYALDKWQNLKQYNVMDELRNQLKTMNRQFGFYMKHKTAMKNNLIGILDQTYPGVNTYFDSPARSDGSQKWVDFASTYWHVDCVRKMSLNAFIDHYQNWCKRKKYNFSQSKAEEIYGKAKELVPVLPKDDITKLIIKQAVNQLNSASTTVESLRTLMNETASKLPEYPIVMAMKGVGASLGPQLMAEIGDVSRFTHKGAITAFAGVDPGVNESGSYEQKSVPTSKRGSSDLRKTLFQVMDVLIKTHPQDDPVYQFIDKKRAQGKPYYVYMTAGANKFLRIYYGRVKEYLSSLPES, encoded by the coding sequence ATGAACGCAGTAGGTATCGATGTTTCAAAAGGTAAGAGTATGGTTGCTATCATGCGACCTTTCGGTGAAATTGTTTCCGCACCTTTCGAAATCAAACACACAGCCAGTGATATCCATTCACTTGTAGAACTCATCAACTCTGTTGAAGGGGAGTCCCGAATCGTGATGGAGCACACAGGACGTTATTATGAAGTCCTCGCCCATCAGCTTTCAAAGGCAAATCTTTTCGTCAGTGCCATTAACCCAAAACTTATCAAAGACTTTGATAATGATTCTCTTCGTAAAGTGAAATCTGATAAAGCGGATGCTGTTAAGATTGCCCGATATGCTCTTGACAAATGGCAAAATCTTAAACAGTATAATGTTATGGATGAATTACGCAATCAGCTCAAAACCATGAACCGTCAGTTCGGCTTTTACATGAAGCACAAGACGGCTATGAAAAATAATCTTATCGGCATCCTTGACCAAACCTATCCTGGTGTTAATACTTACTTTGACAGTCCTGCACGCAGTGACGGCAGCCAGAAATGGGTTGATTTTGCATCTACATACTGGCATGTGGACTGTGTCCGTAAAATGTCTCTGAATGCCTTTATCGACCATTATCAAAACTGGTGCAAACGTAAGAAGTACAACTTCAGCCAATCCAAAGCTGAGGAAATCTATGGAAAAGCAAAGGAACTTGTTCCTGTACTTCCTAAGGATGACATTACAAAGCTTATTATCAAGCAGGCTGTAAACCAGCTTAACAGTGCTTCTACAACCGTTGAATCACTACGCACACTTATGAATGAAACTGCATCCAAACTCCCAGAGTATCCTATTGTTATGGCGATGAAAGGGGTTGGTGCTTCGCTTGGTCCTCAATTGATGGCTGAGATTGGTGATGTTTCCCGTTTTACCCATAAAGGTGCTATTACTGCTTTTGCCGGTGTAGATCCCGGTGTTAATGAATCGGGAAGTTATGAACAAAAAAGTGTTCCAACTTCAAAACGAGGCTCATCTGATCTTAGAAAGACTTTATTTCAGGTAATGGATGTCTTAATAAAAACACACCCACAGGATGATCCTGTGTATCAGTTCATAGATAAGAAACGGGCACAAGGCAAGCCTTATTATGTCTATATGACTGCAGGTGCCAACAAGTTTCTAAGAATCTATTACGGACGAGTGAAAGAATATCTTTCATCTCTTCCAGAATCCTAA